A window of Panicum virgatum strain AP13 chromosome 8K, P.virgatum_v5, whole genome shotgun sequence contains these coding sequences:
- the LOC120645769 gene encoding putative serpin-Z5 — MTTGNIDFMDVACLDGFKVLKLPYEPGAAPRTTRYSMLVFLPDARDGLSTMVDVVTASPAYLYGILAEMKEKPVIMQLPKFEISFSWSDLKRDLCRLGLSLPFLLEAADLRGMCKGDDDVAGGERRPTFLSKVAHKAVVKVNEAGTEATAVTVGLRGGGGPPPDLVKFTADHPFTFFIIDEGAVRGDRVRRARPRSNQVISIRGSTKSLTVASLVVIISDCSLL, encoded by the coding sequence ATGACGACGGGCAACATCGACTTTATGGACGTGGCGTGCTTGGACGGGTTCAAGGTCCTCAAGCTCCCCTACGAGCCCGGCGCCGCTCCACGGACAACGCGGTACTCCATGCTCGTCTTCCTCCCGGACGCGCGCGACGGCCTCTCGACCATGGTGGACGTGGTCACCGCGTCGCCGGCGTATCTGTACGGCATCTTGGCGGAGATGAAGGAGAAGCCTGTCATCATGCAGCTGCCCAAGTTCGAGATCTCCTTCAGCTGGAGTGACCTCAAGCGCGATCTCTGCCGGCTGGGCCTCTCGCTGCCGTTCTTGCTGGAGGCCGCCGACCTGCGCGGCATGTGCAAGGGGGACGACGACGTCGCCGGCGGTGAACGGCGGCCGACGTTCCTGTCCAAGGTCGCGCACAAGGCGGTGGTCAAGGTGAACGAGGCGGGGACGGAGGCAACTGCAGTCACAGTGGGTTTGCGTGGTGggggcgggccgccgccggacctcgtcAAGTTCACCGCCGACCATCCCTTCACCTTCTTCATCATTGATGAAGGAGCTGTCCGGGGTGATCGTGTTCGCAGGGCACGTCCTCGATCCAACCAAGTGATCAGCATCCGAGGATCAACAAAATCACTAACTGTTGCTTCTTTGGTAGTAATAATTTCAGACTGTTCACTGCTGTAA
- the LOC120645770 gene encoding putative serpin-Z5 — translation MAAAAAAATARDGQTALALRLAKHLAPQPAADDDSAAPGAAATRGRGGNAVFSPAAASLAALALRVSRCVLGDGRGYHTLVGPHLLFGGGVWVDGSRGGLTDAFRGVASESYNSQRVQTVSFTDEPKAAVKMIKESVKKGTNSLIDDIICESDVVGVATDIVLANAVYFKGVWRHSFHPHGTWPGAFFRLDGSHAEVSFMTAFETMRIACFDGFKVLKLPYMPWTLVTCEDEKVRTYETRYSMFVFLPDTRDGITAMVDVVTAAPASLRGILDQMTERTVRVKLPKFEISFNWDDLEVDLCRLGLSVPFSPEEADLRGMCVADNITAEGDKQQRRPMSLSKVAHMAVVKVSEAGSEGGELDSYLRSRPELTPDFVEFIADHPFTFLIQDWSGVIVFVGHVLDPTK, via the exons atggccgccgccgccgccgccgccaccgcccgcgacGGGCAGACGGCACTCGCGCTCCGCCTTGCCAAGCACCTCgcgccgcagccggcggcggacgACGACTCCGCGGCCCCCGGTGCGGCCGccacgcgcggccgcggcggtaaCGCCGTGttctcgccggcggcc gcctccctcgccgccctcgCTCTCCGCGTCTCGCGGTGCGTCCTCGGCGACGGCCGCGGGTACCACACCCTCGTCGGGCCGCACCTGCTGTTCGGGGGCGGCGTCTGGGTGGACGGCTCCCGCGGCGGGCTCACCGACGCGTTCCGCGGCGTCGCCTCGGAGTCCTACAACTCCCAGCGGGTGCAGACCGTGAGCTTCACCGACGAG CCAAAGGCAGCTGTCAAGATGATCAAAGAGTCGGTAAAGAAGGGAACGAACAGCCTCATCGACGACATCATCTGCGAAAGTGATGTTGTCGGTGTTGCGACGGACATTGTTCTCGCCAATGCAGTCTACTTCAAGGGTGTGTGGCGGCACTCATTCCATCCCCACGGCACGTGGCCAGGCGCGTTCTTCCGCCTTGATGGCAGCCATGCTGAGGTGAGCTTCATGACTGCATTCGAGACGATGCGCATCGCGTGCTTCGACGGGTTCAAGGTCCTCAAGCTCCCCTACATGCCGTGGACGCTGGTGACGTGCGAAGATGAAAAGGTTCGAACCTACGAGACGCGCTACTCCATGTTTGTCTTCCTCCCGGACACGCGTGACGGCATCACAGCCATGGTGGATGTGGTCACCGCAGCACCGGCGTCTCTGCGGGGCATCTTGGACCAGATGACAGAGAGGACTGTCCGCGTCAAGCTGCCCAAGTTCGAGATCTCCTTCAATTGGGATGACCTCGAGGTTGACCTCTGTCGGCTGGGGCTCTCGGTGCCTTTCTCGCCGGAGGAGGCCGACTTGCGGGGCATGTGCGTGGCGGACAACATCACCGCTGAGGGGGACaagcagcagcgccgccctATGTCCCTGAGCAAGGTTGCACACATGGCGGTCGTTAAGGTGAGCGAGGCCGGCAGTGAGGGGGGCGAGCTCGACAGTTACCTGCGCAGCAGGCCTGAGCTCACCCCAGACTTTGTCGAGTTCATCGCCGACCATCCCTTCACCTTCCTCATCCAGGACTGGTCCGGGGTGATCGTGTTCGTGGGGCACGTCCTGGATCCCACCAAGTGA